From Toxorhynchites rutilus septentrionalis strain SRP chromosome 2, ASM2978413v1, whole genome shotgun sequence, a single genomic window includes:
- the LOC129771468 gene encoding protein hobbit isoform X1 has product MITLLSFLAIIIAIYLGITWLLPQCIGYILKRKFNIKIRFGRIGLPFSLRDVNICKSGFSVQIEEICIRSSFFNSEVTKLLSINIRDIRINKDINRRQQQTQNSNQHQNQQPNATNTGPTSSDAPANDAHAKKRNNLDFREKKVHPMIIKFAQFMAVHIHNVSVALLSNDHDPGWLLHATAKELHLDGSLVHNTKTMLVSSALCDAQAKILRHCQVAKRLDRPRPSDSQPCLGELSFGIALDSVLVAHGPISLEKLQLAMTNTKVVLHGGLYEFLKDAQSQKRRHEMFLRQNSVSLDSVPGAQAEQGRNDGSETYLGIAPIIPKNFVIKIENTTISAVRENSSNDFSATLQLFTVSGKFSNRNISDEFLMPMFYAGIQFQQLEIDTMQEKLLFLELFSVDSKLEKDLINVYSKLKSFRMVYNHKEIYGWISKNFFSSERLARQMNPKSLKLSTRSGKDAESRVGAGSGIVEEFLKRVVITGCAELWNVTSVFKFGSQEISSICCNHTKLLLDQFAETRSSVYENRLLNLVLEKRHWSAELMIESLWWSLNGSVAHKDFGQRLKKSHIRGSPFYVGVSLIKLSSYGDATKLDFTIHTFRTEYSPTLAMYLVQAKQCLEQYRSSGLARKNSLAYFPSVDGSLLDCSSLKRTKPGFLISAKITDATSFFFNKFDTCVLANLSELSLAKTTSINVLKLDQFHMEMLDFKHSSGSEFAPAELQNMFANFKVIRVEHTDHPRHPKLAVHFLDDTGAMWNANLHMHIVTLFGEIRELKAALETKKMAQPPLELPTAETLPKSSPTGEQRAWIIDLYAEGNAEFAIKISDRHSMQFFSENLYISRKERWFISFENMFIKIDDQHIFTFKDVDSHQMAEMDVLRAERQHYDSFRLTSNKVWATTIGVVRVIFPYDHDFYGAIVNEFVSIYKWLKAIHGYKKKPFTQDSPLPSDMFIQIKEFLMEMSDDPFEVKLRDNYVLLLDEYNESVKRKELFDQKIAQLCAERLILPAGTLEELNANLIKKNSEIYIQRSKKLSETGPPRTRLIAWVMTDLEIMAMADPSVHGSENAIRMIREIDAESPWPEEGIEFVTLWCRAVNISCSEWKFMLRDYPQPMFHVKAMHLFGHLAGAEMAPPRRAKRDVDIEVGAPFGTHTIERSMQSIKFYHDFDWELDYLAYAFGPCWEPVMAQCNLMMEKISAPSRDPSPPLPFWDKMRLLMHGRLTIIAKQFTILLHASLDPYNTTEEMELTWNNCGIVYTNAKIMFKGDLNVFVRTASRYDDCRLLHLPNLKLTFKLNWACLANPNDHHAVIPCAPDKLPEYSSNQVHDSFRAFRSQNLNIWVSFEIKQNVSDADVPNLVLYGSTLRWFESLKLILSGVTRPTRRGPVFNNVRPRKKQLSRHYRKANLQMSLHKFQIFYWMSHALNRGFQLNGGRITLSSEHTLTLSPIDDGLVHRPRADWAIIYMNCELNDAEIWLRTTTMSDRADGSSESISNSNGDICRYYFLSVAKVSYGREALLANGNEREKDTPTHKLVVYDLKGAWTKDNRDVAFALFDSFMKSQRLKNNLSTEALKCFRKEGNNTPLKSRNSQDKGTASQHHSDGSSRQHINKRQETSDGLVMLQQLISEADHKSLVFSDDLSAQTRQQQLKGLQACQDGDVLHYNWFISLVNSQVLLKGCETSGYVILSAAKAEILQRVHRPVWRDHTIVSKTTWVGSLECMQYYATVSAEDGDTREMAEIMWLTVDNIQEKDRDATVINEFPDLPHLVGSGQSVGGVVSETVGVSGDSYRGGKFPIQLQRIVSRCKCEFFYVSYGDTSIDPGTISEVPPPPAEESMSPWENQDEPVDAFTLMHHDLDVCTNSLQYAMILDIVNNLLLYVEPQRKEASERLARMRFQLQLYSSEDQKRPIQHLQTEIRGLMSRIRCLEKDVHFITKARLEEGDSDELRVEYEEVQKMIREFKEILSNKSDELDVMLSCYNETQLSASNRLATIRKDKPLTIVRANEICFKHAQWRLTEADGQIGIADLILSNFLYTKNSKSDDSVDHLLELGYIRINNLIPRDSYKEVLCPTEIQRDMPVDHKRVLRVFCREKPPVGGISVKEHFEINVVPITIAISKKFYNTMLKFCFPDRDALESEGNDELEDGASSSSGASVATKPSSKKANNSRGKKSSKDSNFYVRIQDDVEKMKERAEKNKLFIYIKIPEVPVRVSYKGNKEKNIEDITDLSLLIPTLEYHNVTWTWLDLLLAMKSDSRRVLLSQAIKQKLKLKKVLVDEQPSPQEEDKAKMLFGNRHADVNALLCATCQMPSLTSCHIHSEKRSKRSWNMY; this is encoded by the exons ATGATAACGCTGCTCTCGTTTttggcgattattatcgccATCTATCTCGGTATAACTTG GCTTCTCCCACAATGCATAGGGTACATCTTGAAGCGAAAGTTCAACATCAAAATTCGCTTCGGTCGGATAGGTTTACCGTTCTCGCTGCGGGATGTGAACATCTGTAAAAGCGGATTCTCGGTG cAAATCGAAGAAATTTGCATTCGAAGCAGTTTCTTCAATTCGGAAGTGACGAAATTGCTGTCTATCAATATTCGCGATATACGAATCAACAAGGATATCAATCGTCGTCAGCAGCAGACCCAAAATTCGAACCAACATCAGAATCAACAACCGAATGCTACCAATACCGGCCCAACCAGCTCCGATGCACCTGCGAATGATGCCCATGCGAAAAAGCGCAACAATTTGGATTTTCGTGAGAAAAAAGTCCATCCGATGATCATCAAGTTCGCCCAATTCATGGCGGTTCACATCCACAATGTGTCCGTGGCATTGCTGAGCAACGATCATGATCCGGGCTGGTTGCTGCATGCGACCGCCAAAGAGCTGCATCTGGATGGAAGCCTTGTGCACAACACGAAGACGATGCTCGTGTCCTCGGCGCTTTGTGATGCGCAGGCGAAAATCCTACGACACTGTCAGGTAGCGAAACGGCTGGACAGACCGAGACCGAGCGACTCTCAGCCATGTCTGGGTGAGCTTAGCTTTGGCATAGCGTTGGACAGTGTGCTGGTAGCTCATGGGCCGATTTCGCTGGAGAAGTTACAATTAGCGATGACCAACACGAAAGTGGTTCTCCACGGGGGTCTGTATGAGTTCTTGAAAGATGCGCAAAGTCAGAAGCGCCGACACGAAATGTTCCTACGACAGAATAGCGTTAGTTTGGACAGTGTTCCTGGAGCGCAAGCTGAGCAGGGGCGCAACGACGGCAGCGAGACGTATCTGGGAATAGCTCCCATCATTCCGAAGAATTTCGTCATTAAAATCGAGAACACTACGATATCGGCGGTGCGCGAGAATAGTTCGAATGATTTCTCGGCCACCTTGCAGTTGTTCACTGTTTCCGGCAAGTTCAGCAACCGCAATATCTCGGACGAATTCCTGATGCCCATGTTCTATGCGGGCATCCAGTTTCAACAGCTCGAGATTGATACAATGCAGGAGAAGCTCCTGTTCCTGGAGCTGTTCAGTGTGGATTCCAAGCTCGAGAAGGATCTCATCAATGTGTACTCGAAGTTGAAGTCGTTCCGAATGGTCTACAATCACAAGGAGATCTACGGTTGGATCAGTAAAAATTTCTTTTCGAGCGAACGCTTGGCGAGACAGATGAATCCGAAGAGTTTGAAGCTTTCGACGAGGAGCGGCAAGGATGCTGAAAGCCGTGTGGGTGCCGGTAGTGGAATAGTTGAGGAGTTTCTCAAAAGAGTTGTTATTACCGGGTGTGCGGAACTGTGGAACGTTACATCGGTGTTCAAGTTTGGCTCCCAAGAG ATCTCCTCCATCTGTTGCAACCACACGAAGCTACTGTTGGACCAGTTCGCGGAAACCAGAAGTAGCGTGTACGAGAATCGCTTGCTAAATCTAGTTCTGGAGAAGCGCCACTGGAGCGCCGAGCTAATGATCGAGTCACTATGGTGGTCCCTCAACGGGAGCGTGGCCCATAAAGACTTCGGCCAGCGGCTGAAGAAAAGCCACATCCGGGGCAGCCCGTTCTACGTGGGCGTCAGTCTGATCAAACTGAGTAGTTACGGGGATGCCACCAAGCTTGATTTCACGATCCATACCTTCCGGACCGAGTACAGCCCCACGCTGGCGATGTATCTGGTGCAGGCGAAGCAGTGCCTCGAACAGTACCGTTCGTCCGGGTTGGCGAGGAAGAACTCGCTCGCGTACTTCCCGTCGGTGGATGGATCGCTTCTGGATTGTTCCTCGCTGAAGCGAACGAAGCCAGGGTTTCTGATCAGTGCCAAAATAACCGACGCAACGAGTTTCTTCTTCAATAAGTTCGACACATGTGTGCTGGCCAACTTGAGCGAGCTGTCCTTGGCgaaaacaacttcgataaatgTCCTGAAACTGGATCAGTTCCACATGGAAATGTTGGATTTCAAACACAGCTCCGGATCGGAGTTTGCACCGGCGGAGCTGCAGAACATGTTTGCGAACTTTAAAGTGATTCGCGTGGAGCACACCGATCACCCACGGCATCCGAAGTTGGCCGTCCACTTTTTGGACGATACCGGTGCGATGTGGAATGCCAATCTCCATATGCACATTGTTACCCTGTTCGGGGAGATCAGGGAGTTGAAGGCAGCCTTAGAGACGAAAAAAATGGCACAGCCCCCGTTGGAATTACCCACGGCGGAAACGTTACCAAAGAGTTCCCCCACGGGGGAACAGCGAGCGTGGATTATTGATTTGTATGCGGAGGGAAACGCCGAGTTCGCTATCAAAATAAGCGATCGCCATTCGATGCAGtttttcagtgaaaatttgtacATCAGTCGAAAAGAGCGGTGGTTTATTTCGTTCGAGAACATGTTCATCAAGATTGATGATCAGCATATTTTCACGTTCAAAGATGTGGACAGTCACCAGATGGCGGAGATGGATGTGTTGCGGGCAGAGCGTCAGCACTACGACAGCTTTCGACTGACGAGTAACAAGGTTTGGGCGACGACGATCGGCGTGGTTCGGGTGATCTTTCCGTACGATCATGACTTCTACGGGGCGATAGTGAATGAGTTCGTGTCGATCTACAAGTGGCTGAAGGCGATACATGGCTACAAGAAGAAGCCTTTCACGCAGGATTCGCCTCTGCCAAGTGACATGTTTATTCAGATCAAAGAGTTTTTAATGGAAATGAGTGACGACCCGTTCGAGGTGAAACTTCGTGATAACTACGTGCTGCTGTTGGACGAGTACAATGAAAGCGTCAAGCGGAAGGAGTTGTTCGATCAGAAAATAGCACAGCTGTGCGCGGAGCGATTGATTCTCCCGGCGGGAACCCTGGAAGAACTGAATGCCAATCTTATCAAGAAGAACTCGGAGATTTACATTCAACGGTCGAAGAAACTGTCGGAAACAGGTCCACCTCGGACGCGCTTAATCGCTTGGGTTATGACGGATTTGGAAATTATGGCCATGGCTGATCCCTCGGTACATGGATCGGAGAACGCAATTCGTATGATACGTGAGATAGACGCTGAGAGCCCATGGCCAGAGGAGGGTATCGAATTTGTGACGCTTTGGTGTCGAGCTGTCAACATCAGTTGTTCCGAGTGGAAATTCATGCTCAGAGATTACCCCCAACCGATGTTCCATGTGAAAGCCATGCATTTGTTTGGTCATTTAGCGGGGGCAGAGATGGCACCACCTCGGAGGGCTAAACGGGATGTTGATATTGAGGTAGGTGCACCCTTCGGGACGCACACAATAGAGCGAAGTATGCAATCGATTAAGTTCTACCATGACTTCGATTGGGAGCTGGATTATCTGGCGTATGCCTTCGGACCATGCTGGGAACCGGTGATGGCACAGTGCAATTTGATGATGGAGAAAATTTCCGCTCCCTCACGGGACCCCAGTCCACCGCTTCCATTCTGGGACAAGATGCGTCTGCTTATGCATGGTCGATTAACGATAATCGCCAAGCAGTTCACCATCCTGCTGCACGCCTCGCTTGACCCGTATAATACCACCGAGGAGATGGAGTTGACTTGGAACAATTGTGGCATAGTTTACACAAACGCTAAAATTATGTTCAAAGGAGATTTGAACGTTTTCGTACGCACAGCATCCCGCTACGACGATTGTCGCCTCCTGCATCTTCCCAACCTCAAGCTCACCTTCAAGCTGAACTGGGCCTGCCTGGCAAACCCCAACGATCATCACGCTGTCATTCCGTGCGCTCCGGACAAGCTGCCGGAGTACTCGAGCAACCAGGTGCACGATTCCTTCCGCGCTTTCCGCTCCCAAAACCTCAACATTTGGGTTTCGTTCGAGATCAAGCAAAATGTGTCCGATGCGGACGTGCCGAATCTGGTCCTGTACGGGAGCACACTGCGGTGGTTCGAGAGCCTCAAGCTGATTCTGTCCGGTGTGACGCGCCCCACCAGGCGCGGGCCTGTTTTCAACAATGTTCGACCCCGAAAGAAGCAACTGAGTCGACACTACCGGAAGGCGAATCTGCAGATGAGTTTACACAAGTTCCAAATCTTCTACTGGATGTCGCACGCGTTGAATCGTGGTTTCCAGCTGAACGGCGGTAGAATCACGTTAAGTTCGGAGCACACGCTCACTTTGTCGCCGATCGACGATGGATTGGTTCATCGGCCCCGTGCCGACTGGGCTATCATCTACATGAACTGTGAGCTGAACGATGCGGAGATATGGCTGCGCACGACTACGATGAGCGATCGAGCCGATGGGAGCTCGGAGAGTATTTCGAATTCGAACGGGGACATTTGCAG GTACTACTTCCTGAGTGTCGCAAAGGTGTCCTACGGGCGGGAGGCCCTCCTCGCGAACGGTAATGAACGGGAGAAGGACACCCCCACCCACAAGCTGGTGGTGTACGATCTGAAGGGTGCCTGGACCAAAGATAATCGGGATGTAGCGTTCGCTTTGTTCGATTCCTTCATGAAGAGCCAGCGGTTGAAGAATAATCTTTCGACCGAGGCACTGAAGTGTTTCCGGAAGGAGGGAAACAATACACCGCTCAAATCACGAAACAGTCAGGACAAGGGAACGGCTTCCCAGCACCACTCGGATGGTAGCAGCCGACAACATATCAACAAGCGCCAGGAAACCTCCGATGGGTTGGTGATGCTGCAGCAGTTGATATCCGAAGCGGACCACAAATCGCTGGTGTTCAGTGACGATCTGTCGGCGCAGACCCGGCAGCAACAGTTGAAGGGGTTGCAGGCTTGCCAGGATGGGGATGTGTTGCACTACAACTGGTTCATTTCGTTGGTCAACTCGCAGGTGCTGCTGAAGGGATGCGAAACGTCCGGTTATGTGATTTTGAGTGCAGCCAAAGCGGAGATTTTGCAGCGAGTTCATAGACCGGTTTGGCGCGATCATACGATTGTGTCGAAGACGACGTGGGTCGGTTCGTTGGAATGCATGCAGTATTATGCGACGGTCAGTGCGGAGGATGGAGACACGAGGGAAATGGCGGAGATTATGTGGCTCACGGTTGATAATATTCAGGAGAAAGATAGGGATGCAACTGTGATAAACGAGTTTCCAGATTTGCCCCATCTGGTGGGAAGTGGACAGAGCGTCGGTGGGGTTGTCTCGGAGACGGTGGGAGTGTCTGGGGATAGCTACAGGGGAGGAAAGTTCCCGATTCAGCTGCAACGTATCGTATCTAGATGTAAGTGCGAGTTCTTCTACGTGAGCTATGGTGATACGAGCATCGATCCGGGTACGATTAGTGAAGTGCCGCCACCGCCTGCTGAGGAGAGTATGAGTCCGTGGGAAAACCAGGATGAACCGGTTGATGCCTTCACATTGATGCATCACGACTTGGACGTGTGCACGAATTCCCTCCAATACGCTATGATTTTGGACATCGTTAACAATCTTCTTTTGTACGTGGAACCACAACGAAAAGAGGCTTCGGAACGGCTGGCCCGAATGCGTTTCCAACTGCAGCTGTACAGTAGTGAGGATCAGAAGCGTCCCATCCAACATCTGCAGACCGAGATTCGTGGTCTTATGTCGCGTATCCGTTGTTTGGAGAAAGATGTTCACTTTATTACCAAAGCCCGCCTGGAAGAGGGCGATAGCGATGAGTTGAGAGTGGAGTATGAAGAGGTACAGAAGATGATACGCGAATTCAAGGAGATACTGTCCAACAAGAGCGATGAACTGGATGTGATGTTGTCTTGCTACAACGAGACTCAGCTGTCCGCTTCCAATCGGTTGGCAACAATCAGGAAAGATAAACCTCTCACTATCGTTCGTGCCAACGAGATCTGCTTCAAGCATGCTCAGTGGCGTCTGACCGAAGCGGACGGTCAAATAGGTATCGCTGATTTGATCCTTAGTAATTTCTTATATACCAAAAATTCTAAAAGTGATGATTCGGTTGACCATTTGCTGGAACTTGGTTACATCCGGATAAACAATTTGATTCCTAGGGATAGTTATAAGGAGGTGCTTTGTCCCACGGAGATACAGCGAGACATGCCGGTGGACCACAAGCGGGTGCTTCGGGTGTTCTGCCGTGAGAAACCACCCGTTGGGGGAATATCTGTGAAGGAGCATTTTGAGATTAATGTTGTTCCGATCACGATCGCCATTTCCAAGAAATTTTACAACACAATGCTGAAGTTCTGTTTCCCCGATCGAGATGCTCTCGAGAGCGAGGGGAACGATGAGCTCGAGGATGGTGCAAGTTCCAGTTCGGGGGCCTCGGTAGCTACAAAGCCGTCGTCGAAGAAGGCGAACAATTCCCGCGGGAAGAAGAGTTCGAAAGATAGCAATTTCTACGTACGGATCCAAGATGATGTGGAGAAGATGAAAGAGCGGGCCGAGAAGAACAAGCTGtttatttacataaaaatacCGGAGGTGCCTGTGAGGGTTAGCTATAAGGGCAATAAAGAGAAAAACATCGAAGATATCACCGATCTGTCGCTGTTGATTCCGACGCTGGAATATCACAATGTGACATGGACTTGGCTGGATCTGCTGCTGGCAATGAAATCAGACAGCCGGAGGGTATTGTTATCGCAg GCGATAAAGCAAAAATTGAAGCTGAAGAAAGTTTTAGTTGACGAACAACCGTCACCTCAGGAGGAGGATAAAGCAAAAATGCTGTTCGGCAACCGACATGCG